The following coding sequences are from one Scomber japonicus isolate fScoJap1 chromosome 3, fScoJap1.pri, whole genome shotgun sequence window:
- the golt1a gene encoding vesicle transport protein GOT1A, producing the protein MVAIAEFQKIGIGLMGFGLFFLLFGVLLYFDSVLLAFGNILFLAGLTFIIGLRRTANFFFQRHKFRGSFFFLGGVSLVLCRWPVIGMLVESYGFVLLFRSFFPMALGFVLSAVNIPFLGEYFSSSSSMV; encoded by the exons ATGGTGGCCATCGCAGAGTTCCAAA AGATTGGTATTGGTCTGATGggatttggtttatttttcctGCTCTTTGGAGTGCTGCTGTACTTTGACTCTGTCTTGCTAGCCTTTGGAAAT ATCCTATTTTTGGCTGGTTTGACATTCATCATTGGATTGAGAAGGACAGCCAACTTCTTCTTCCAAAGACACAAGTTTCGaggttctttcttcttcctgggAGGTGTATCCCTGGTGCTGTGTCGCTGGCCAGTCATTGGTATGCTGGTGGAGAGTTACGGCTTTGTGCTTTTATTCAG GTCCTTCTTCCCCATGGCCTTGGGTTTTGTACTGTCAGCTGTGAATATCCCTTTCCTCGGTGAA tATTTCTCCAGCAGCTCATCCATGGTCTGA